A stretch of the Capsicum annuum cultivar UCD-10X-F1 chromosome 10, UCD10Xv1.1, whole genome shotgun sequence genome encodes the following:
- the LOC124888163 gene encoding uncharacterized protein LOC124888163: MKIKIQTALVTELGNAKEIDAAYEIKAHHVEQTEVDECTVERVDDHICQMKLQIVNFQTDLIIQSHENQDLVATSIHIVDPIDIEQHKSTQYLTESHDFIPNDLLPSLNTERQIIAIILV; encoded by the exons atgaaaatcaaaattcaaactgCCTTGGTTACTGAGTTAGGAAACGCAAAGGAGATCGATGCTGCATATGAAATAAAAGCTCATCATGTTGAGCAGACTGAA GTGGATGAATGCACCGTTGAACGTGTAGATGATCACATTTGTCAAATGAAGTTACAGATAGTTAATTTTCAGACAGATTTAATCATTCAATCTCATGAGAATCAGGACTTGGTTGCAACTTCTATTCATATAGTTGACCCTATTGATATCGAGCAACACAAGTCTACTCAATATCTAACGGAATCACATGATTTCATTCCTAATGATTTGCTCCCAAGTTTAAACACCGAGAGACAGATTATAGCTATAATTCTGGTATAG